From the genome of Nocardia sp. NBC_01503, one region includes:
- a CDS encoding serine/threonine-protein kinase: MAMSPGTIVGGYRIERVLGSGGMGTVYLAKHPSLPRMDALKVLSADLSRDQEFRRRFEREANLVAGLDHPNIVAVHNRGEENGQLWIAMQYVPGTDASAELKNDPAAMNPLRALSIVTQVGRGLDYAHRKGLLHRDIKPANFLLSSADGEDERALLADFGVAKSTDDTTELTQTGSFVATIAYAPPEQLSGEPLDHRADIYSLACSFFKLVTGRNPYPGTQPALVMMGHLHEPPPRATEVNPQLPVALDHVFARGLAKNPAERYGSSREFTDAAANALTPGFNPVSTTTSPTYPLQVASPAILGAAGEITSRTTSSDPNGGDRRHRGRYLGLAAAGVVVALAVGISAAVLRGNHSDTPSTPTAAAVTSTANNGPPSIPEARGDNPAFEGKTITLVDVANQQSVSSKYSIYLAGTEQAKFIEALGFVYNVQYQPKGDEPSPRPAYGYSDLTVTDDSYIVAVRSDEKAGGGGLLGLPGPITSSRAIVIPLDDPAAVAAMRDWSPESEQILLNKLVPVLHNRIK; the protein is encoded by the coding sequence ATGGCGATGAGTCCGGGCACCATCGTCGGCGGCTACCGGATCGAGCGGGTCCTGGGCTCCGGCGGAATGGGCACGGTCTACCTCGCCAAGCATCCGAGCCTGCCGCGTATGGACGCGCTCAAGGTGCTCTCCGCGGATCTGTCCCGCGATCAGGAGTTCCGTCGGCGCTTCGAACGCGAGGCGAATCTGGTTGCCGGACTCGATCATCCGAATATCGTCGCGGTGCACAATCGCGGCGAGGAGAACGGTCAGCTGTGGATCGCCATGCAGTACGTGCCCGGTACCGACGCCTCCGCCGAGCTGAAGAACGATCCCGCGGCCATGAATCCGCTGCGCGCACTGAGCATTGTCACCCAGGTCGGGCGCGGCCTGGACTACGCGCATCGAAAAGGCCTGCTGCACCGCGATATCAAACCCGCGAATTTCCTGCTCTCCAGCGCCGACGGTGAGGACGAGCGCGCGCTGCTGGCCGATTTCGGTGTCGCCAAATCCACCGACGACACCACCGAACTCACCCAGACCGGCAGTTTCGTCGCCACCATCGCCTACGCCCCACCCGAGCAGCTCTCCGGTGAGCCGCTCGATCATCGCGCCGATATCTACAGCCTGGCGTGCTCCTTCTTCAAGCTGGTGACCGGCCGAAACCCCTATCCGGGAACACAACCCGCGCTGGTCATGATGGGGCATCTGCACGAACCGCCACCGCGTGCGACGGAGGTGAATCCGCAGCTACCCGTGGCGCTGGATCACGTCTTCGCGCGCGGCCTGGCCAAGAACCCGGCCGAACGCTACGGCAGCTCAAGGGAATTCACCGATGCGGCGGCCAATGCGCTGACGCCCGGATTCAATCCGGTGTCCACCACCACCTCGCCGACCTACCCGCTTCAGGTCGCCTCGCCCGCCATACTCGGTGCCGCGGGTGAGATAACAAGTCGCACAACCTCTTCCGATCCGAACGGGGGTGATAGGCGCCACCGGGGCCGCTATCTCGGGTTGGCAGCGGCGGGTGTCGTGGTGGCGCTGGCGGTCGGTATCAGCGCCGCGGTCCTGCGCGGCAACCACTCCGACACGCCTTCCACACCGACCGCTGCCGCCGTCACCAGCACCGCGAACAACGGCCCGCCGTCGATCCCCGAGGCACGCGGCGATAATCCGGCCTTCGAGGGCAAGACCATCACCCTGGTCGATGTCGCCAACCAGCAATCGGTCTCCAGCAAGTACTCCATCTATCTCGCCGGAACCGAACAGGCGAAGTTCATCGAGGCACTCGGCTTCGTCTACAACGTGCAGTACCAGCCCAAGGGCGACGAGCCCTCACCACGCCCGGCGTACGGCTACAGCGACCTGACGGTTACCGACGATTCCTATATCGTCGCGGTCCGCAGTGATGAGAAGGCCGGGGGCGGTGGCCTACTGGGACTGCCCGGTCCGATCACCAGCTCGCGCGCCATCGTGATACCGCTGGACGATCCGGCAGCGGTCGCCGCCATGCGCGATTGGTCGCCGGAATCGGAACAGATTCTGCTGAACAAATTGGTTCCGGTGCTGCACAACCGAATCAAGTAA
- a CDS encoding DUF7373 family lipoprotein: MGRLCRTALTAALTVAVALTAACGSDSATAPADPVVDLASLDVGNQTTQPKFYDKPVSIEHAKLMEALRLAGYIPLPSEVDPEVKYPAQTMSVTVRTFIDFGSAAIHNRLDTDPAVLRAAAPGFMSGFVTSGKSDEKISLAYELENLVLLFTDEQSAAAAAPALGQADFDSTPGAQRVPIDKYPAAYALAEPKDGGPLRSWYATGRFVILTYVYDSVMGEIKERDLPKLVTRVQRSLDVIPPAIAKFPATPQDKLMDIPVDPDGVLARALPTVLADSAQAGIPGVYDRHGGLQVVQGADEEKLFDEAGVDRVAWKGNYIYRARDAAGAAKIVEAHSATSRLFRPVASPPNLPNAKCRKYTGPAFGAISHYCYVSYGRFAAEVSANQLLDAQQRIAAQYAILVNAH; this comes from the coding sequence ATGGGAAGGCTATGCCGCACGGCGCTAACCGCCGCGCTGACGGTGGCGGTCGCACTGACCGCCGCGTGCGGATCGGATTCCGCGACCGCACCGGCCGATCCAGTGGTGGATCTGGCCAGCCTCGATGTGGGCAATCAGACCACCCAGCCCAAGTTCTACGACAAGCCGGTCAGTATCGAACACGCGAAGTTGATGGAGGCGCTGCGGCTGGCCGGCTACATACCGCTGCCGTCGGAGGTCGATCCGGAGGTGAAGTATCCCGCGCAGACGATGAGCGTAACCGTCCGCACCTTCATCGATTTCGGATCGGCCGCCATACACAATCGGCTCGACACCGATCCGGCCGTATTGCGGGCGGCCGCACCGGGATTCATGAGCGGCTTCGTCACCAGCGGTAAATCCGACGAAAAGATCAGTCTCGCCTACGAGTTGGAGAATCTGGTCCTGCTCTTCACCGATGAGCAGTCCGCGGCGGCGGCCGCACCCGCGCTCGGTCAAGCCGACTTCGACAGCACGCCCGGCGCGCAACGGGTGCCGATCGACAAGTATCCGGCGGCCTACGCACTAGCCGAGCCGAAGGACGGCGGCCCGCTCCGATCCTGGTACGCCACCGGCAGATTCGTGATTCTCACCTACGTATACGACAGCGTCATGGGCGAGATCAAGGAACGGGATCTGCCGAAACTGGTCACCCGCGTGCAGCGCAGCCTGGATGTCATACCGCCCGCCATCGCGAAATTCCCGGCCACACCCCAGGACAAGCTGATGGATATCCCGGTGGACCCGGACGGCGTCCTGGCCCGCGCACTGCCCACCGTGCTCGCCGACTCGGCGCAGGCAGGGATACCGGGCGTCTACGACCGGCACGGCGGACTCCAGGTCGTACAGGGCGCGGACGAGGAAAAGCTCTTCGACGAGGCGGGCGTGGACCGGGTGGCATGGAAGGGCAATTACATCTACCGGGCCCGTGATGCGGCCGGAGCCGCCAAGATCGTCGAGGCGCACAGCGCGACCTCGCGCCTGTTCCGGCCGGTGGCCTCGCCACCCAATCTGCCGAATGCCAAGTGCCGCAAATACACCGGACCTGCCTTCGGCGCGATCAGCCACTACTGCTACGTCTCCTACGGCCGCTTCGCTGCCGAGGTGTCGGCGAATCAATTATTGGACGCACAGCAGCGGATTGCCGCGCAATACGCCATTCTGGTCAATGCGCACTGA
- a CDS encoding DUF7373 family lipoprotein, which yields MRTRGIRGAALLLALFTAAGCGSGIGGTAQPAEIDVRTLDVGKYSTAPLEERYTYYPDLGMGLNLAAMRLADHVATGPEIDAKLGYGTGMKAFLHSDGGTNLAKTALPVLDANGMLFGVSASNAEKPRGKNGKIPENITFTALTVIQFPDGAAATKAAAELDAADFAFAADVNQPLTLTKYPAAHAHWRPDVPTMGSTLAHGSYVVNLMVGVNSPDTAQLTALSERVYDVQLALLDGLPPLSKEGALRLPYDPDGMMRRTLNPNGIGMPDISSQFVSETRGFLNQIADQGHWTRIMKDNGMDRFALSMDMSNRSMLYRTRDERAAIALAGVILDQTYPDAADAPTALPNAKCGESPIKDDYSTKRYRCAVTYGRYMATVEGDQLSDVHQRANAQYALLANSTW from the coding sequence ATGCGTACCAGGGGAATTCGCGGAGCCGCGCTGCTGCTCGCCCTATTCACGGCGGCCGGTTGCGGATCCGGTATCGGTGGCACCGCACAACCGGCTGAAATCGACGTGCGGACACTGGATGTCGGCAAATACTCCACGGCCCCGCTCGAAGAGCGCTACACCTATTACCCGGATCTGGGAATGGGACTGAATCTGGCGGCCATGCGACTCGCCGATCATGTGGCGACCGGCCCGGAGATCGATGCGAAGCTGGGTTATGGCACCGGGATGAAGGCCTTCCTGCATTCCGATGGCGGCACCAATCTCGCCAAAACCGCGCTACCGGTATTGGATGCGAATGGCATGCTGTTCGGCGTCTCCGCCAGTAACGCGGAGAAGCCGCGCGGTAAGAACGGAAAGATCCCCGAGAACATCACCTTCACCGCGCTGACCGTCATCCAGTTCCCCGATGGGGCGGCGGCCACCAAGGCGGCGGCGGAATTGGACGCGGCGGATTTCGCTTTCGCCGCCGATGTCAATCAACCCCTCACCCTCACGAAATACCCGGCGGCACACGCGCATTGGCGGCCGGACGTGCCCACCATGGGTTCCACGCTGGCACACGGCAGCTACGTGGTCAACCTGATGGTGGGTGTGAACAGCCCCGATACCGCGCAGCTGACCGCGCTCAGCGAGCGGGTGTACGACGTCCAGCTGGCCCTACTGGACGGGTTGCCGCCGTTGAGCAAGGAGGGCGCGCTGCGGCTGCCGTACGACCCGGACGGCATGATGCGGCGCACCTTGAACCCCAATGGCATCGGAATGCCGGATATCAGCAGTCAGTTCGTCTCCGAAACGCGCGGATTCCTGAATCAGATAGCGGATCAGGGACATTGGACGCGCATCATGAAGGACAACGGTATGGACCGTTTCGCCCTCAGCATGGATATGTCGAACAGGTCGATGCTCTATCGCACCCGCGATGAGCGGGCGGCGATCGCACTCGCCGGGGTGATTCTCGACCAGACCTATCCCGATGCGGCGGACGCGCCTACGGCACTGCCGAATGCCAAATGCGGAGAAAGTCCCATAAAGGACGATTACTCCACGAAGCGCTACCGGTGCGCGGTGACATACGGCCGGTACATGGCGACCGTGGAGGGCGACCAGTTGAGCGATGTACATCAGCGGGCGAACGCCCAGTACGCATTATTGGCGAACAGCACTTGGTAA
- a CDS encoding WXG100 family type VII secretion target — protein MAGAFEASNELIQAKAQEFKKTHDMLMHAIADLKRDEDNMTVGSNWQGGARDAFNAFMERYYFQADKLNDKLMQTAENLIKVGSQYEDHDQDYKSQINAQVSSLDLPPV, from the coding sequence GTGGCCGGTGCATTCGAAGCCAGTAATGAGCTCATCCAGGCCAAGGCCCAGGAGTTCAAGAAGACCCACGACATGCTCATGCACGCCATCGCCGATCTCAAGCGCGATGAGGACAATATGACGGTCGGCTCGAACTGGCAGGGTGGGGCGCGGGACGCCTTCAACGCCTTCATGGAGCGGTACTACTTCCAGGCCGACAAGCTCAACGACAAGTTGATGCAGACCGCCGAGAATCTGATCAAGGTCGGCTCGCAGTACGAAGACCACGACCAGGACTACAAGTCGCAGATCAACGCGCAGGTCTCCAGCCTCGATCTGCCCCCGGTCTAG
- a CDS encoding WXG100 family type VII secretion target: MAAANGQVISAHFEGVADGANSVIRRAEHIRDQLEAFHRSVEEFVTNNWKGSTNEAFADMQRMWNTHVAQLNTTLSGAGTLVRTGNAELQAKDIALAGLF; this comes from the coding sequence ATGGCAGCAGCCAACGGCCAGGTCATCTCCGCCCACTTCGAAGGCGTCGCCGACGGCGCCAACTCCGTCATCCGCCGTGCCGAGCACATTCGCGACCAGCTCGAAGCCTTCCACCGCAGCGTGGAGGAGTTCGTCACCAACAATTGGAAGGGCTCGACCAACGAGGCCTTCGCCGATATGCAGCGCATGTGGAACACCCACGTGGCCCAGCTCAATACCACCCTCTCGGGTGCGGGCACCCTGGTCCGCACCGGCAATGCCGAACTCCAGGCCAAGGACATCGCCCTCGCGGGCCTGTTCTGA
- the eccCa gene encoding type VII secretion protein EccCa, translating to MSTVRFQRRPRREIPRSPGGEVTLQPPPEIPRNIPANLFGKLMPVVMGVGMLGMVALMFTSGSGIASNPMSLMFPMMMVFSMIGMYAGQGGKGQKAAEANEDRKDYLRYLDQVRRDVEETAGQQRAAVEWSHPEPGLIWMLAGTTRMWERRPGDKDFCHARIGLGSQRLATRLVAPETGPVEELEPIAAVSLRRFVRTHSTVPDLPTALAVKGFASVQLTGDRAQAREMTRAMLLQLAMFHGPDQVLIAVVCGPDTAREWEWAKWLPHTQHPDSQDGVGSERMVYGSIREAHAGLAPLLHNRVRYSRNQPPNPNLVQIVLVVDGGLLESEEDPLRENGFEGVTVVDLSGYAPRLAASRGIQMLVENGECAGRGPSGVMERFAVIDRITAREAEQAARRLAPYRAAVQRAGESSGEEGEVISSWSQLLGLGDIGTFNPESAWQPRYGRERLRVPFGVGADGLPVVLDIKEAAEGGMGPHGLCIGATGSGKSEFLRTLVLSLIATHSPDQLNFVLVDFKGGATFLGLEGVAHVAAIITNLEEEADLVERMRDALAGEMNRRQEVLRAAGNFANVSEYEKARAAGADLDPMPALFVVLDEFSELLSQHPDFAELFTMIGRLGRSLHVHLLLASQRLEEGRLKGLESHLSYRIGLKTFSANESRQVLGVPDAYNLPGNPGGGYLKSDSGEIVRFQSAYVSGPYVGVGSHRELAEDAVDGDIDVIARPFTATHVDFRAQDRIPLPVQLGEVEQPPEADQVSNLQMLVSRVREHGRAAHEIWLPPLDDAPTLDQLVPRSVLTGDWNPIATLRAPIGIVDRPYDQRRDPMVVDLSGSRGNVAVVGGPQSGKSTALRSLVMGMSLTHTAEQAQFYLLDFGGGTLVGLEGLPHVGTVASRMEGDKVRRTVAEMVTIVRQREARFRQLGIESMAEFRRLRSLEPGTGSAAQGAQEDPFGDAFLVIDGYGTFRQEFEALEQTVMNLAVQGLSYGVHVVISLARWPEARPALKDQIGTRIELRLGDPMDSDLGRKFAALVPQGRPGRGMTADLLHMLTALPRADGDPNPTTLGIGVAHAVSEISERTPGRHAPRVRMLPERLPREELLALAGAESVDPSQPTLRFPIGINESELAPVYLDFATSPHFVVIGDSESGKTTLLRSMVQSICANNTPDQARIIMGDYRRTMLGTVPDGYLAGYGSTAPQFTRQMSDLAAYVTQRMPGPDVTPQQLRDRSWWKGPELYVIVDDYDLVATASGNPLHALVDHLAHARDLGFHLIIARRSGGAGRALYEATMNRMKELNSAALIMSASREEGILFGNTRPSLMPPGRGTYVTRSGEDLIQLGWLPPA from the coding sequence ATGAGCACCGTCCGTTTCCAGCGCCGTCCACGCCGGGAGATTCCGCGCTCACCGGGCGGCGAGGTGACGCTGCAGCCGCCGCCGGAGATTCCACGCAACATTCCAGCGAACCTTTTCGGCAAGCTCATGCCGGTGGTCATGGGCGTCGGCATGCTGGGCATGGTCGCGCTCATGTTCACCTCGGGCAGCGGTATCGCCAGCAATCCGATGAGCCTGATGTTCCCGATGATGATGGTCTTCTCCATGATCGGGATGTACGCGGGTCAAGGTGGTAAAGGGCAGAAGGCCGCCGAGGCGAACGAGGATCGTAAGGACTATCTGCGCTACCTGGATCAGGTGCGCCGCGATGTCGAGGAGACCGCCGGGCAGCAGCGGGCCGCGGTCGAGTGGAGTCATCCCGAACCCGGGCTCATCTGGATGCTCGCGGGTACCACTCGCATGTGGGAGCGACGCCCCGGCGACAAGGATTTCTGCCATGCCCGCATCGGCCTCGGCAGTCAGCGCCTGGCCACCCGGCTGGTGGCCCCGGAGACCGGTCCGGTGGAGGAGCTGGAGCCGATAGCTGCGGTATCGCTGAGGCGCTTCGTCAGGACCCATTCGACGGTCCCGGACCTGCCCACCGCGCTCGCCGTGAAGGGCTTCGCCAGCGTGCAGCTCACCGGGGACCGGGCACAGGCCCGCGAGATGACGCGGGCAATGCTACTGCAGCTGGCCATGTTCCACGGCCCGGATCAGGTACTTATAGCGGTCGTCTGTGGACCCGACACCGCTCGCGAATGGGAATGGGCGAAATGGCTGCCGCACACCCAGCATCCGGATTCCCAGGACGGCGTCGGCAGCGAGCGCATGGTGTACGGATCGATTCGAGAGGCGCACGCCGGACTGGCTCCGCTGCTCCACAACCGGGTGCGGTATTCGCGCAATCAGCCGCCGAATCCGAATCTGGTGCAGATCGTGCTGGTGGTTGACGGCGGACTGCTGGAATCCGAGGAAGATCCCCTGCGGGAGAACGGATTCGAAGGCGTCACCGTGGTCGACCTGAGCGGCTACGCGCCGCGATTGGCCGCCTCGCGCGGGATTCAGATGCTGGTGGAGAACGGTGAGTGCGCCGGGCGCGGGCCGTCCGGGGTCATGGAGCGGTTCGCGGTCATCGATCGGATCACCGCGCGCGAGGCCGAACAGGCGGCGCGACGGCTCGCACCGTACCGGGCCGCGGTACAGCGGGCCGGGGAATCGAGTGGTGAAGAGGGCGAGGTCATTTCGAGCTGGTCGCAGCTGCTCGGACTCGGCGATATCGGCACCTTCAATCCCGAGAGCGCCTGGCAGCCGCGGTACGGGCGCGAACGCCTGCGGGTGCCGTTCGGTGTCGGCGCGGACGGGCTGCCGGTGGTGCTCGACATCAAGGAGGCCGCCGAGGGCGGTATGGGGCCGCACGGACTGTGTATCGGTGCGACCGGCTCGGGTAAATCGGAGTTCCTTCGGACCCTGGTGCTTTCGCTCATTGCCACGCACTCGCCGGATCAGCTCAATTTCGTGCTGGTGGACTTCAAGGGTGGTGCGACCTTCCTCGGATTGGAGGGAGTCGCGCATGTGGCGGCCATTATCACCAACCTGGAGGAAGAGGCCGATCTCGTCGAGCGTATGCGCGACGCGCTCGCCGGTGAGATGAACCGCAGACAGGAAGTACTGCGCGCGGCGGGCAATTTCGCCAATGTCTCCGAGTACGAGAAGGCGCGCGCGGCGGGGGCGGATCTCGATCCCATGCCCGCGCTCTTCGTGGTGCTGGACGAATTCTCCGAATTGCTCTCCCAGCACCCGGATTTCGCTGAACTCTTCACCATGATCGGGCGGCTGGGACGGTCACTGCATGTGCATCTGCTGCTGGCGTCACAGCGGTTGGAGGAGGGGCGGCTCAAGGGGCTGGAGAGCCATCTCTCCTATCGGATCGGATTGAAAACGTTCTCCGCCAATGAATCCCGGCAGGTCTTGGGTGTTCCGGACGCCTACAACCTGCCCGGTAATCCGGGTGGCGGATACCTCAAGTCCGACTCCGGGGAGATCGTGCGCTTCCAATCCGCGTACGTATCCGGGCCGTATGTCGGTGTCGGGTCGCACCGGGAACTCGCCGAGGACGCCGTCGACGGCGATATCGATGTCATCGCACGACCTTTCACCGCCACCCATGTGGATTTCCGTGCGCAGGACCGGATTCCGCTGCCGGTGCAGCTCGGCGAGGTGGAGCAGCCGCCGGAGGCCGACCAGGTCTCCAATCTGCAGATGCTGGTGTCCCGGGTGCGCGAGCACGGGCGTGCGGCGCACGAAATCTGGCTGCCGCCACTGGATGACGCGCCCACGCTGGATCAGCTGGTACCGCGCTCGGTGCTCACGGGGGATTGGAATCCCATTGCCACCCTGCGCGCGCCCATCGGCATTGTGGACCGACCCTATGACCAGCGGCGCGATCCGATGGTCGTGGACCTGTCCGGATCGCGCGGCAATGTCGCGGTGGTCGGCGGTCCGCAGTCGGGCAAATCGACGGCCTTGCGGTCGCTGGTCATGGGAATGTCGTTGACGCACACCGCCGAACAGGCGCAGTTCTATCTGCTCGACTTCGGTGGCGGCACGCTCGTCGGCCTGGAAGGGCTGCCGCACGTCGGCACCGTCGCCAGCCGGATGGAGGGGGACAAGGTACGGCGCACGGTCGCCGAAATGGTGACCATCGTGCGGCAGCGGGAGGCGCGATTCCGGCAACTCGGCATCGAATCCATGGCTGAATTCCGGAGATTGCGATCCCTGGAGCCGGGGACCGGCTCGGCCGCGCAGGGGGCACAGGAGGATCCGTTCGGGGACGCCTTCCTGGTGATCGACGGGTACGGCACCTTCCGGCAGGAGTTCGAGGCCCTGGAGCAGACGGTCATGAACCTTGCGGTGCAAGGACTTTCGTACGGTGTGCACGTGGTGATCTCGCTGGCGCGCTGGCCGGAGGCGCGGCCCGCGCTCAAGGACCAGATCGGTACGCGGATCGAACTGCGGCTCGGTGACCCGATGGACTCGGATCTGGGGCGTAAGTTCGCGGCACTGGTTCCGCAGGGGCGGCCCGGTCGCGGTATGACCGCGGATCTGCTGCATATGCTCACCGCGCTGCCGCGCGCGGACGGTGACCCGAATCCGACGACACTGGGAATCGGTGTGGCACATGCTGTTTCAGAGATCTCCGAGCGGACGCCCGGACGCCACGCACCGCGCGTGCGCATGCTGCCCGAGCGGCTGCCGCGGGAAGAACTGCTCGCGCTGGCGGGGGCCGAATCGGTCGATCCGAGTCAGCCCACGCTGCGGTTCCCGATCGGTATCAACGAATCCGAGCTGGCCCCGGTGTATCTGGACTTCGCGACCAGCCCGCACTTCGTGGTCATCGGTGATTCGGAGAGCGGTAAGACCACGCTGCTGCGCTCGATGGTCCAGTCGATCTGCGCGAACAACACCCCTGATCAGGCTCGCATCATCATGGGCGACTATCGGCGCACCATGCTCGGCACCGTTCCGGACGGGTATCTGGCCGGATACGGTTCCACCGCACCGCAATTCACCCGGCAGATGAGCGACCTCGCAGCCTACGTCACCCAGCGCATGCCCGGCCCGGATGTCACGCCCCAGCAGCTGCGGGACCGCTCCTGGTGGAAGGGGCCCGAGCTGTACGTCATCGTCGACGATTACGACCTGGTCGCCACCGCCAGCGGCAATCCCCTGCACGCACTCGTCGATCACCTCGCGCACGCCCGCGACCTCGGATTCCATCTGATCATCGCGAGGCGCTCCGGTGGTGCGGGCCGGGCGCTCTACGAGGCCACGATGAACCGCATGAAGGAACTCAACTCGGCGGCGCTGATCATGAGTGCCAGCCGCGAGGAGGGCATCCTCTTCGGCAACACCCGGCCGTCGCTCATGCCTCCGGGCCGCGGTACCTACGTCACACGCTCCGGCGAGGACCTCATCCAATTGGGTTGGCTGCCACCCGCCTGA
- the eccD gene encoding type VII secretion integral membrane protein EccD, translated as MRTGYRTEPFGGASVTHIDDARGLVRAPDLARVTLLAKHTQVDMAIPLDVPVALVIPSVVDMVAQHSLANDFDNDGEQFEAHEWVLARIGQPPLSNSLSLAEQGVRDGELLMLESAEHTAPTPLFDDIMYNVAIADADHFRGWTPRTARLTGSVLAVLTMLTGCLGLLAAPDAVPGWVSGTVALFVALLLVVASMVLGRIYGDTASALVLGGCSLPAAFSAGMLFVPDHHGWANLLLGAVLAGATAILAWRVSGVGPGLFIGATTLSVYLIPATLVGLLTHLPTKAIGAGAAALGLAGLSLAPRLSMLLAKLPLPPVPAPGTPIDPTEDDPDDHRALPSLDALRTKSERAREYLAGLVAATTLVVVAGALAATDPNADSVYWPGLALALVCAAVLMFRSRTYAGAEQAVVLIAGGSAILLILLGGAAFLISQPLTIFGAALVLLVSALVLGIIVPRQQATPPMRRAVELLEYAFVAAVVPLAFWVTDLYSLVRGL; from the coding sequence ATGCGGACCGGGTATCGCACCGAACCGTTTGGGGGCGCCAGCGTGACACATATCGACGACGCTCGCGGACTGGTCCGCGCGCCGGATCTGGCCCGCGTCACCCTGCTCGCCAAGCACACCCAGGTCGATATGGCCATTCCACTGGATGTGCCGGTCGCCCTGGTCATTCCCAGCGTGGTCGATATGGTCGCCCAGCACAGCCTCGCCAATGACTTCGACAATGACGGCGAACAGTTCGAAGCACACGAGTGGGTGCTGGCCCGGATCGGGCAGCCGCCGCTCTCCAATTCGCTGAGCCTGGCCGAACAGGGTGTGCGCGATGGTGAGCTGCTCATGCTGGAGAGCGCCGAGCACACCGCGCCCACCCCGCTCTTCGACGACATCATGTACAACGTCGCCATTGCCGACGCCGACCACTTCCGCGGCTGGACGCCCCGTACCGCGCGCCTGACCGGTTCGGTGCTCGCGGTGCTGACCATGCTGACCGGCTGTCTCGGTCTGCTGGCCGCACCGGATGCGGTGCCCGGCTGGGTGAGTGGCACCGTCGCGCTCTTCGTGGCGCTACTGCTGGTGGTGGCGAGCATGGTGCTCGGCCGCATATACGGCGATACCGCGAGCGCTCTCGTGCTCGGCGGCTGTTCTTTACCCGCCGCGTTCAGCGCGGGCATGCTGTTCGTGCCCGATCACCACGGCTGGGCCAATCTGCTACTCGGAGCCGTATTGGCCGGTGCGACAGCCATTCTCGCCTGGCGGGTGAGCGGTGTCGGCCCGGGACTGTTCATCGGCGCGACCACCCTCTCGGTGTATCTCATCCCGGCGACCCTGGTGGGGCTGCTCACGCACCTGCCGACCAAGGCCATCGGCGCGGGCGCGGCCGCGCTCGGCCTGGCCGGATTGTCACTGGCCCCAAGGCTTTCCATGCTGCTGGCCAAACTGCCGCTGCCGCCGGTGCCCGCACCGGGTACCCCGATCGACCCCACCGAGGACGATCCGGACGACCACCGCGCCCTGCCGAGCCTGGACGCGCTGCGCACCAAATCCGAACGGGCACGCGAATATCTGGCCGGCTTGGTCGCCGCCACCACGCTCGTGGTGGTCGCGGGCGCGCTCGCCGCGACCGATCCGAACGCCGACAGCGTGTACTGGCCCGGTCTGGCCCTCGCCCTGGTCTGCGCGGCCGTACTCATGTTCCGCAGCCGCACCTACGCGGGCGCCGAGCAGGCCGTGGTGCTCATCGCCGGTGGTTCAGCCATCCTGCTGATCCTGCTGGGCGGCGCGGCATTCCTGATCAGCCAGCCGCTCACCATCTTCGGCGCGGCCCTGGTGCTGTTGGTGTCGGCGCTGGTGCTGGGCATCATCGTCCCGCGCCAGCAGGCCACCCCGCCTATGCGCCGGGCGGTCGAACTCCTCGAATACGCTTTCGTGGCCGCCGTGGTACCGCTGGCATTCTGGGTGACGGACCTCTACTCACTGGTCCGCGGATTGTGA